A genomic region of Scomber japonicus isolate fScoJap1 chromosome 5, fScoJap1.pri, whole genome shotgun sequence contains the following coding sequences:
- the LOC128359338 gene encoding dispanin subfamily A member 2b-like yields the protein MSTPGYPAEAFPLQGVRHDGLPAQPAGSAIQYTTVNITNDPPNDHIIWSLCCFVYSNPFCLGLAALIYSIKARDRKVAGDLEGFRSYGSTARCLNIVSSVLAVIMIVILIITAILGSVLGR from the exons ATGAGTACTCCAGGTTACCCGGCCGAAGCTTTTCCGCTGCAGGGAGTGAGGCATGATGGGCTCCCGGCACAGCCTGCAGGGTCAGCCATTCAGTACACCACTGTGAACATCACCAATGACCCCCCCAACGACCACATCATCTGGTCCCTGTGCTGCTTTGTCTACTCGAACCCTTTCTGCCTTGGACTGGCAGCACTGATCTACTCTATCAAG GCCAGAGACCGGAAGGTGGCTGGAGACCTGGAGGGTTTCAGAAGCTACGGCTCCACTGCTCGATGCCTCAACATTGTGTCCTCTGTGCTAGCTGTCATCATGATTGTTATTTTGATTATTACAGCTATTTTAGGAAGTGTGTTAGGCCGctaa